Proteins from a single region of Haloarchaeobius litoreus:
- a CDS encoding HalOD1 output domain-containing protein has product MAAADVVAMADIPQLHDYIDPEILAKLGAQEKKGCCRVTFQFADPQGTVTQDSVIFVDGERYRPENVVN; this is encoded by the coding sequence GTCGCGATGGCGGACATCCCCCAGCTCCACGACTACATCGACCCCGAGATACTGGCCAAGCTGGGTGCCCAGGAGAAGAAGGGGTGCTGTCGCGTGACGTTCCAGTTCGCCGACCCGCAGGGCACGGTCACGCAGGACTCGGTGATCTTCGTCGACGGGGAACGCTACCGGCCGGAAAACGTCGTGAACTGA